In Sphingobacterium zeae, one genomic interval encodes:
- a CDS encoding AEC family transporter, translated as MVNFIMIAFCIAAGMLLRRTNLIHSEAHKGINTWILYFALPAVSFKYIPKIVWSSQLLFPVFSTILVWAGSWLFMELYCKRKNYKQRSRSSLELAAGYSNTSFIGFPLIIAYFGETQLPIAIICDQTTFILLSTAGIINALKANLHEGETIDAKFMLRKLVSFPPLIGCTAALLLSQFFDLSVAEPFFDKLVATVGPLALFSIGLQLKFDGWKQQASQISTAITYKLILAPLLVCLFALLLGVKGSIARISIFEAAMPTLVTSGIIAEQYHLNTKLVNLVIGFSILAGLLTTLVWDFALRILFP; from the coding sequence ATGGTTAATTTTATAATGATTGCATTTTGCATCGCGGCCGGCATGTTGTTGCGAAGAACAAATTTAATTCATTCCGAAGCACATAAGGGCATCAATACCTGGATTCTTTATTTTGCACTGCCAGCAGTATCTTTTAAATATATTCCAAAGATCGTATGGTCTTCACAATTGCTGTTTCCTGTATTTTCGACCATACTCGTTTGGGCAGGTAGTTGGTTATTTATGGAGCTATACTGTAAACGTAAAAACTATAAGCAACGTTCGCGCAGCAGTTTGGAACTGGCCGCAGGATATAGTAACACCTCTTTTATCGGTTTCCCCCTGATTATTGCTTATTTCGGTGAGACACAGTTACCCATAGCGATTATTTGCGACCAAACGACTTTTATCCTGCTTTCTACAGCAGGAATTATCAATGCGCTGAAAGCAAATTTACATGAGGGGGAAACTATTGATGCAAAATTTATGCTCCGAAAGCTGGTTAGCTTTCCGCCTTTAATCGGTTGTACTGCCGCCTTGCTGCTATCTCAATTTTTTGATCTATCCGTTGCCGAGCCATTTTTCGATAAGCTTGTTGCCACAGTGGGACCCTTGGCACTATTCTCTATTGGTCTGCAGCTTAAGTTTGATGGCTGGAAGCAGCAGGCATCGCAGATTAGCACTGCAATAACCTATAAATTGATTTTAGCACCGCTGCTTGTCTGTTTATTTGCTTTATTGTTGGGCGTAAAAGGTTCCATTGCAAGGATCAGCATTTTTGAAGCAGCCATGCCGACTTTGGTAACTTCAGGTATTATCGCCGAACAATATCATTTAAATACGAAACTGGTCAATTTGGTCATCGGCTTTAGTATCCTCGCGGGATTGCTGACCACCTTAGTTTGGGACTTTGCCCTTCGCATATTGTTTCCCTAA
- a CDS encoding AraC family transcriptional regulator, which produces MRKKQFEPLRISEFIEDSFHLPPHEQNYYELVYIRSGRGTHVINKFELNYERGDIFLICPADMHYFKIEKKTHFLFILFTDGYFLQNKRNQKLYSWVMELMSDKGLKERKLNIDEHYRLIFSHVLEAVRLYADTAISQHSDWLFDQLIAIFGLYKQISEAQRLPQQHELYSDRSISAYIHRYIFSPEKLKVSILAQKFNIAPSYFGIYFKKNFGTSLRSYINTYRIELIENRLKSKAYTLKQIAAELGFTDESHLSHFYKRAKGFSPLYYRTQLIKSSP; this is translated from the coding sequence ATGCGTAAAAAACAGTTTGAACCGCTACGGATCAGTGAATTTATCGAGGATAGCTTTCACCTGCCACCGCATGAGCAGAATTACTATGAGCTCGTTTATATTCGTTCGGGTAGAGGAACGCATGTGATTAATAAATTTGAACTGAATTATGAGCGTGGCGATATCTTCCTGATTTGTCCAGCAGACATGCATTATTTTAAAATTGAGAAAAAGACACATTTCTTATTTATTTTGTTTACAGACGGCTATTTCCTGCAGAACAAACGGAACCAAAAGCTTTATTCCTGGGTCATGGAGCTGATGAGCGATAAAGGCCTTAAGGAGCGTAAATTGAATATTGACGAACATTATCGTCTGATTTTTTCGCATGTGCTGGAAGCTGTCCGACTATATGCTGATACGGCTATTAGCCAGCATTCTGATTGGCTATTTGACCAACTTATTGCCATATTTGGGCTTTATAAACAGATATCGGAGGCGCAACGTTTGCCCCAGCAGCATGAATTATATAGTGATCGATCCATTTCGGCCTACATCCATCGCTATATCTTTTCACCTGAAAAACTCAAAGTCAGTATCCTGGCTCAGAAATTCAATATCGCTCCTTCCTATTTTGGTATCTATTTTAAGAAAAACTTTGGCACAAGCCTAAGGTCATATATCAATACCTACCGAATCGAGCTTATCGAAAACCGACTAAAATCCAAGGCTTACACACTGAAGCAGATTGCGGCAGAACTCGGATTTACAGACGAGAGCCATCTTTCACATTTCTACAAACGTGCCAAAGGATTCAGTCCGTTGTATTACCGAACCCAGCTGATTAAATCAAGTCCTTAA
- a CDS encoding mechanosensitive ion channel family protein, with protein sequence MKLGIFKHLVFVVSLLAFQLQVYAQDSVQLRRSWSIDRTSHVNQNRRPSSDSTRVGSDSLRNDLKKVNLTFLANIRTSSLAEFVAQLNEKSNAYMGTTSGSAKDSIAAIKNSIQEEIRQLKSIKGSISNYSASLNGAQDQIRNLISQYDINANNHSRAYQYLDNAQAKLAVKMDSLEQINRTIDELIVKNQRHLVRLNGVHELKGDIKQVDTVAGKRSIWKANTTAISKDVLLNNIRTNYSNNRSIDKYVNRTDWASRILLIILGLGYCYWIARVSYILRQHDPEHQLAVDAIVGKTIIFLLTLLPFVNFFTPSFILQASQLIILLIFMFLLRQRMTGLQRKIAIILIVFYVLDIFVNIIVSDDLFPRIICIVFNLIALGLVSYTKRRIKNAQSPGYISNFIYVIFAILNITAITLNVIGHVEYSRSFSIACAVGLVQSFTLQYFADMIKADVRNQFKKDRFTLGFWMRFNEQRTLVIITQFLRVVCILLAIIVLANNLQFIETLLAISEVFFGKVRSIGSISFTLGNLVVAILLLLVAQWFQKNISLIVLGGEDGQLSQAYNQKMTLFPLFRLAIILIGFFMAVSALGMSLDKLTVVIGALSVGIGLGMQNIINNFVSGIILVFDKPFRVGDQIELADKKGRVKEIGIRASVLKTGDGADVIIPNGDLLSGRLVNWTLSQEYSKTSFVLHIDRKADLDQAKQWIKDAMESSAHFIKDIDSGISIQDISEEMIYLSVSGWVNSAGNTSAFKNDVLLILYKKFEAEGLKFYSVVPPKS encoded by the coding sequence ATGAAATTGGGGATTTTTAAGCATTTAGTTTTTGTTGTCAGCCTGTTGGCTTTTCAGTTGCAGGTCTATGCGCAAGATTCAGTTCAATTGAGGCGAAGTTGGAGCATTGATCGGACGTCGCATGTCAACCAAAATAGACGACCCAGTTCGGATTCAACCCGTGTCGGAAGCGATTCGTTGCGCAATGACCTGAAGAAGGTTAATCTGACTTTTTTAGCTAACATCCGCACATCGTCGCTAGCCGAATTTGTCGCGCAGTTGAATGAAAAGTCCAACGCTTACATGGGCACGACTTCGGGATCAGCGAAAGATAGTATTGCTGCAATAAAAAATAGTATTCAGGAAGAGATCCGACAGCTTAAGTCCATTAAAGGGAGTATCAGTAATTATTCAGCCAGTCTCAACGGTGCGCAAGATCAAATCAGAAACCTGATCAGCCAGTACGATATCAACGCCAACAACCATAGCCGTGCATACCAGTACCTCGATAACGCGCAGGCTAAACTTGCGGTTAAGATGGACTCCCTAGAGCAGATCAATCGGACCATCGATGAACTGATTGTAAAGAATCAACGGCATTTGGTTCGATTAAATGGTGTTCATGAGCTAAAAGGGGATATTAAGCAGGTAGATACCGTAGCAGGCAAGCGTTCAATCTGGAAAGCGAATACGACTGCAATTTCAAAGGATGTGCTACTCAATAATATCCGTACAAATTACAGCAATAATAGATCGATCGATAAATATGTCAATCGGACAGACTGGGCGAGCCGTATCCTGCTCATTATACTGGGCTTGGGCTATTGCTATTGGATAGCACGGGTGTCCTATATCCTTAGACAACATGATCCTGAACATCAACTTGCTGTTGACGCTATTGTCGGGAAGACAATAATTTTTCTACTGACTTTATTGCCTTTTGTAAACTTTTTTACGCCGAGTTTTATTTTGCAGGCTTCCCAGTTGATCATCCTCTTGATCTTTATGTTTTTACTGAGACAGCGTATGACGGGGCTACAGCGTAAAATAGCCATTATTCTCATTGTATTCTATGTACTTGATATTTTTGTCAATATCATTGTAAGTGATGATCTCTTCCCGAGGATCATATGCATTGTTTTTAATCTGATTGCTCTTGGACTCGTCAGTTATACAAAACGGCGCATAAAAAATGCGCAAAGTCCGGGATACATCAGCAATTTTATCTATGTTATTTTCGCTATTTTAAATATTACGGCAATAACATTGAATGTCATTGGTCATGTCGAGTACTCTCGAAGTTTCAGTATAGCCTGTGCCGTGGGTTTGGTGCAGTCGTTTACATTACAATATTTCGCAGATATGATTAAGGCTGATGTACGTAATCAGTTTAAAAAAGATCGATTCACGTTGGGGTTCTGGATGCGGTTCAATGAACAGCGCACGTTGGTGATCATCACTCAATTCCTTCGGGTCGTTTGTATACTTTTAGCAATCATCGTGCTGGCCAATAATCTGCAGTTTATTGAAACTTTATTGGCCATTAGTGAAGTCTTTTTTGGTAAAGTGCGCAGTATTGGTAGTATATCGTTCACATTGGGTAATCTTGTTGTGGCTATCTTACTGCTTTTGGTGGCGCAGTGGTTTCAAAAAAATATCAGTTTAATCGTACTTGGAGGCGAAGACGGCCAACTTAGCCAGGCCTATAATCAGAAGATGACGCTATTTCCGCTATTTCGGTTGGCGATTATTCTAATTGGATTTTTTATGGCGGTTTCTGCGCTGGGTATGAGTTTGGATAAACTGACCGTTGTCATTGGAGCGCTGAGTGTTGGTATCGGTCTGGGGATGCAGAATATCATCAATAATTTTGTGTCAGGTATTATTTTGGTTTTCGACAAGCCCTTTCGGGTAGGGGATCAAATTGAGCTTGCCGATAAAAAAGGGCGTGTTAAGGAGATCGGTATACGTGCCAGCGTTTTAAAAACGGGTGATGGTGCTGATGTTATTATTCCAAACGGTGATTTGCTTTCAGGAAGGCTTGTCAACTGGACCTTATCCCAAGAATACAGCAAGACAAGTTTTGTGCTCCACATCGATCGGAAAGCAGATTTGGATCAAGCCAAACAATGGATTAAGGACGCGATGGAAAGTAGCGCTCATTTTATCAAAGATATAGATAGCGGCATCAGTATACAGGATATCAGTGAAGAGATGATTTATCTGAGCGTGTCCGGCTGGGTAAACTCTGCTGGCAATACCTCAGCCTTTAAAAATGATGTATTACTCATATTATATAAAAAATTTGAAGCGGAGGGTTTGAAGTTCTACAGTGTGGTGCCGCCCAAAAGTTAA
- a CDS encoding radical SAM protein, translating to MPVRNYTYYDYTISLCPTCLSRVGAKIIIEDEQVFMTKNCPDHGFFKTLIATDVDYYKNIRNYNKASETPLKFDNEVHYGCPYDCGLCVDHEQHSCLSIVEVTDRCNLTCPTCYAMSSPHYGRHRSLEEIERMLDKIVASEGEPDVVQISGGEPTIHPDFFKILDIAKTKPIKHLMLNTNGIRIANDPGFAEQLATYAPEFEIYLQFDSFRPSVLEKFRGKDLSDIRKRAIEKLNALNLSTTLVVVLEKGTNDDEIGEILDYALQQRCVRGVTFQPVEIAGRNATDAHHHKMTLTEVRQEILNQCPLLDPHDIIPVPCNPDALAMGYILKIGDERIPLTRHIDPALLLNNQSRNTIVYEQDKGVQMQLLDIFSTGISVDSVKPKVNQLLCCLPEVCAPDLDYDNLFRIIIMNFMDAYDFDVRAVKKSCVHIVNKDLKIIPFETMNLFYRDDKLNRLEELKLSDAIRF from the coding sequence ATGCCAGTAAGAAACTATACGTACTACGACTATACCATTAGCCTATGTCCAACATGCCTTTCGCGTGTGGGTGCCAAGATTATTATCGAGGATGAACAGGTATTTATGACTAAAAACTGTCCCGATCATGGTTTTTTCAAAACGCTGATTGCGACGGATGTTGACTATTATAAGAACATTCGGAATTATAATAAAGCCTCCGAAACACCGTTGAAATTTGACAACGAAGTACATTATGGCTGCCCATACGATTGCGGTTTATGTGTAGATCACGAGCAGCATAGCTGCTTGTCCATTGTTGAGGTGACCGACCGTTGTAATTTGACCTGCCCAACTTGTTACGCCATGTCGTCGCCCCACTACGGACGACATCGATCACTGGAGGAGATTGAGCGTATGTTGGATAAAATCGTAGCAAGTGAGGGCGAACCCGATGTTGTGCAGATCAGCGGCGGGGAACCAACCATTCACCCTGATTTTTTTAAGATTTTAGATATCGCAAAAACGAAACCCATCAAGCATCTGATGCTCAATACGAATGGTATCCGGATTGCCAATGATCCCGGTTTTGCGGAGCAACTTGCCACCTATGCGCCCGAATTTGAAATCTATCTCCAGTTCGATTCCTTTCGCCCATCGGTGCTTGAGAAATTTCGGGGTAAAGATCTTTCGGATATTCGAAAAAGGGCTATTGAAAAATTAAATGCACTCAATCTAAGTACAACCTTGGTCGTCGTCTTGGAAAAAGGAACCAACGATGATGAAATAGGGGAAATATTGGATTATGCCTTACAACAGCGATGCGTTAGGGGGGTAACTTTCCAGCCGGTTGAAATTGCGGGTAGAAATGCGACCGATGCGCATCATCATAAAATGACGCTTACTGAAGTACGTCAAGAAATATTGAATCAATGTCCATTGTTGGATCCTCATGATATTATCCCTGTACCTTGCAATCCAGATGCGTTGGCTATGGGCTATATATTGAAGATAGGGGATGAGCGGATACCGTTAACCCGACATATTGATCCCGCACTGCTATTGAATAATCAGTCCCGCAACACCATTGTCTATGAGCAGGACAAAGGGGTACAGATGCAGTTGCTGGATATTTTTAGTACAGGAATTTCCGTAGACAGCGTCAAACCAAAAGTTAATCAGCTGCTTTGCTGTCTGCCGGAGGTTTGTGCGCCCGATCTCGACTACGATAACCTTTTTCGCATCATCATCATGAATTTTATGGATGCTTACGACTTTGACGTTCGCGCTGTCAAAAAGTCCTGTGTGCATATTGTCAATAAAGATTTGAAGATAATTCCATTTGAAACAATGAATTTATTTTATCGTGATGATAAATTGAATCGTCTGGAAGAACTTAAATTATCAGACGCTATTCGATTTTAG
- a CDS encoding prolipoprotein diacylglyceryl transferase: MLVLIEFPVTIDLFGKTFLLHPFMEGLGMFIGMRYYQLLKWKDEESLGHTNSLLIVIAAGLGALIGSHIIGSLERPAELLNATHKLTYIWVNNTIIGGLAGGLVAVEGMKKIMGKKESTGDLMVFPLIVAIAIGRVGCFYTGIFEQTYGLPTECPLGMYLGDAYKRHPVALYEIAFLLLLFTALQCFKTRYNYHKGVLFQLFMLSYFSFRFLLDFIKPRAIILLGLSTIQITCIVVIIYYIYLLKNERFIKK, translated from the coding sequence ATGCTTGTGCTAATTGAATTTCCGGTTACGATAGATTTGTTTGGAAAAACATTTCTCTTACATCCTTTTATGGAAGGGTTGGGGATGTTTATAGGGATGCGTTATTACCAACTGCTCAAGTGGAAGGATGAGGAAAGTTTAGGGCATACCAATTCACTTCTTATTGTTATTGCTGCCGGCTTAGGCGCTTTAATCGGCTCGCATATTATCGGTTCCCTCGAGCGTCCGGCTGAGTTGCTCAATGCGACACATAAATTGACCTACATCTGGGTGAATAATACGATAATCGGTGGTTTGGCAGGAGGTTTGGTTGCCGTAGAAGGGATGAAAAAGATCATGGGTAAAAAAGAAAGTACCGGGGATCTGATGGTATTCCCCCTGATTGTCGCCATCGCAATTGGTCGAGTTGGTTGCTTTTATACAGGAATCTTCGAACAGACCTATGGCCTCCCTACCGAATGCCCACTTGGGATGTATCTCGGTGATGCTTATAAACGTCATCCCGTGGCGCTATATGAAATTGCATTTCTGCTCCTTTTATTTACTGCGCTCCAATGCTTTAAAACACGCTACAATTATCATAAAGGGGTATTATTTCAGCTTTTTATGCTTAGTTATTTTAGTTTTCGTTTCCTTTTGGACTTTATTAAGCCACGGGCAATTATACTTTTGGGGCTAAGTACCATACAAATTACCTGCATCGTGGTGATAATTTATTATATTTATTTATTAAAAAATGAACGTTTCATCAAAAAATAG
- the lysA gene encoding diaminopimelate decarboxylase — protein sequence MINTGIAAKFAEKETPFYYYDLHVLNKTLEAAHAASHKRGFHVHYALKANFNDELLKAIQAVGFGADCVSGNEVKKAIECGFDSKKVTFAGVGKSDKEINYALDQHIFAFNVESIQELEVINELASKKGVKANVALRINPNVDAHTHHYITTGLDENKFGVPNADLEKCATVLKKCESIDLVGLHFHVGSQITDMTVFKSLCVKVNEWKNWFEERGTQIRVLNVGGGLGIDYKNPDGNTIPDFEAYFDIFDRFLERTAQQEVHFELGRALVAQCGSLVSRVLYVKNGVKKNFLVLDAGMTELMRPALYQAYHKIENISAVDTVESINYDVVGPICESSDCFGKEVPLPVSKRGDLIAIRSAGAYGEVMASRYNLREEIRFVYSNQL from the coding sequence ATGATAAATACAGGTATCGCGGCGAAGTTTGCAGAGAAAGAAACGCCGTTTTATTATTATGATCTGCATGTGTTAAACAAGACCCTGGAGGCTGCGCATGCTGCTTCGCACAAACGGGGATTTCATGTTCATTATGCATTAAAGGCCAATTTTAATGACGAGTTATTGAAGGCGATTCAAGCGGTCGGCTTTGGTGCGGATTGTGTGAGCGGCAACGAGGTAAAGAAAGCCATTGAATGTGGCTTTGATTCCAAAAAAGTTACTTTTGCAGGAGTTGGTAAATCCGATAAGGAAATCAATTACGCGCTCGATCAACATATCTTCGCGTTTAATGTTGAATCCATTCAGGAGCTTGAGGTCATCAATGAGCTTGCCTCAAAGAAAGGTGTAAAAGCGAATGTAGCTTTACGGATCAATCCAAACGTGGATGCACATACCCATCATTATATTACAACAGGGCTTGATGAAAACAAATTTGGTGTGCCCAATGCCGATTTGGAAAAATGTGCAACCGTGCTTAAAAAATGTGAGTCTATTGATTTGGTAGGCCTTCATTTTCACGTCGGTTCACAGATTACGGATATGACCGTATTCAAAAGCCTGTGTGTGAAAGTCAATGAATGGAAAAACTGGTTTGAAGAACGCGGTACACAAATCCGTGTATTGAATGTCGGTGGCGGACTGGGGATAGATTATAAAAATCCGGATGGGAATACAATTCCCGATTTTGAAGCCTATTTTGATATTTTCGACCGCTTTCTGGAGCGTACAGCACAGCAAGAAGTGCACTTTGAATTGGGACGGGCTTTGGTTGCGCAATGCGGAAGCTTGGTAAGCCGTGTCTTGTATGTCAAAAATGGTGTCAAGAAGAATTTCTTGGTATTGGATGCCGGAATGACTGAATTAATGCGCCCAGCTTTGTATCAGGCCTACCATAAAATTGAGAATATCAGTGCGGTGGACACTGTAGAATCCATTAACTATGATGTTGTTGGACCTATCTGTGAATCTTCAGATTGTTTTGGTAAGGAAGTACCACTTCCGGTCTCGAAACGTGGCGACTTAATTGCCATTCGTTCTGCAGGCGCCTATGGAGAAGTGATGGCCTCGCGTTATAACCTCCGTGAGGAAATACGGTTTGTGTATAGCAATCAGCTTTAA
- a CDS encoding aspartate kinase, protein MKVLKFGGTSVGSAARIKGLLDIVNPAERQIVVLSAVAGTTNALVEIGQAYTAGKKDEAKDLVKKHKDKYEDLIKELFSTEQGYKNGKELIDYHFNLISTLANELFTPIEEKVILAQGELMSTALWHFYLNEIGIKSVLLPALDFMKIDEDNEPMVEYIGEKLSHILAQSPENTLFITQGFICRNSFGEIDNLRRGGSDYTASLIGAAIRAEEVQIWTDIDGMHNNDPRVVKGTTPIAHLSFDEAAELAYFGAKILHPQSVFPAQKYNVPVRLLNTMEPNAKGTLISKDGAQKGCIRAIAAKDGITAIHIHSSRMLLAYGFLRRVFEIFERYKTPIDMITTSEVAVSLTIDDTTNLADIIKEVEDFGSVTVDGDQTIVCVVGDFGLNSHGYAARVLDAVKHLPVRMISYGGSDFNVSILLNSDHKTEALRSLHNRLF, encoded by the coding sequence ATGAAAGTTTTAAAATTTGGTGGTACTTCCGTGGGGAGTGCAGCACGTATCAAAGGGTTGTTGGATATTGTAAACCCTGCTGAACGTCAGATCGTCGTGTTGTCCGCAGTTGCTGGAACGACAAATGCTTTGGTTGAAATCGGTCAAGCTTACACAGCAGGTAAGAAGGATGAAGCTAAAGATTTGGTCAAGAAGCATAAGGATAAGTACGAAGACCTTATTAAAGAACTTTTCAGCACTGAACAAGGTTATAAAAATGGTAAAGAATTGATCGATTACCATTTTAATCTAATTTCTACCTTAGCCAATGAATTATTTACACCTATTGAAGAAAAAGTTATTCTGGCGCAAGGTGAATTGATGTCTACTGCTCTATGGCATTTCTATTTGAACGAAATCGGTATAAAATCCGTGTTGTTACCAGCCCTGGATTTTATGAAAATTGATGAGGATAATGAGCCGATGGTGGAATACATTGGCGAAAAGCTAAGCCATATTTTGGCCCAGAGTCCAGAAAATACCTTATTTATCACGCAAGGTTTTATTTGCCGTAATTCTTTTGGTGAAATCGATAATTTGCGCCGTGGAGGTTCAGATTATACGGCTTCCTTGATCGGGGCAGCAATCCGTGCGGAGGAAGTTCAGATCTGGACGGACATTGATGGGATGCACAATAATGATCCTCGTGTTGTCAAAGGAACAACACCGATTGCACACCTGAGCTTTGATGAAGCTGCAGAGCTGGCTTATTTTGGTGCTAAAATTTTGCATCCACAATCGGTATTCCCAGCGCAAAAATATAACGTTCCAGTTCGGTTATTGAACACGATGGAACCCAATGCAAAAGGGACATTGATCAGTAAAGACGGTGCACAGAAAGGTTGTATCCGTGCCATTGCCGCGAAAGATGGTATTACGGCAATTCATATCCATTCGTCGAGAATGCTACTTGCCTACGGTTTCCTGCGCCGTGTCTTTGAAATATTCGAGCGTTATAAAACACCAATCGATATGATCACAACGTCGGAAGTGGCGGTATCATTGACGATTGATGATACCACAAATTTGGCTGATATCATCAAAGAAGTGGAGGATTTTGGTTCAGTAACAGTGGATGGTGATCAGACCATTGTATGCGTTGTAGGGGATTTTGGTTTGAATAGCCACGGCTATGCCGCCCGCGTACTTGATGCTGTAAAACACCTTCCAGTTCGTATGATTTCTTACGGTGGTTCAGACTTTAACGTCTCTATTCTATTGAATTCAGATCATAAAACTGAAGCATTACGTTCATTGCACAATCGTTTATTTTAA